A genomic region of Metopolophium dirhodum isolate CAU chromosome 1, ASM1992520v1, whole genome shotgun sequence contains the following coding sequences:
- the LOC132933188 gene encoding zinc finger MYM-type protein 1-like produces MSGLLDRFIKPIVLAEATQYYNSIANNTNGINEVNQVSVDNSFDNVLSSSVSTQASTWNISPGINEVDQVSVYNSFDNVLFSSVSVETSPARHNLSFRGHREGWEEKNKGHFKDILLLMAPNSYALSSHINSIKSQGKHVCSFISWERQNQLISSISEFIGSTIRSDIKRSRMFSISIDSTFDAARKEQVSFIIRYVSHSSGNIFERLLALKESSVITGESLFDLFELVMDREGLDWKNELVGLSYDGASNMSGEYKGLQARINAKNNSAIFVWCHAHRLNLDVANAVSSNLDAVYLFGNLEFIYSFIWCSMKRAALFREFQDKHYPNMQKKSMKCVATTRWGSHDSALETVLQKCDAILETLEETRRNEGSVSSWSTERSFSKMKLVKTRLRSSTSEDRLEGLVKISSENDIVIDKDLVVDIFAQKKDLNPDRASNI; encoded by the exons ATGTCTGGATTATTAGATCGATTTATTAAACCAATAGTTTTGGCCGAggcaacacaatattataatagtattgctAATAATACTAACG gtATTAATGAAGTAAACCAAGTTTCTGTTGATAATTCATTTGACAATGTTTTATCTAGTTCGGTTTCCACTCAGGCTTCTACGTGGAACATTTCACCAG GTATTAATGAAGTAGACCAAGTTTCTGTTTATAATTCATTTGacaatgttttatttagttCAGTTTCTGTAGAAACGTCACCag CCCGACATAATTTATCTTTTCGTGGGCACAGAGAAGGTTgggaagaaaaaaataaaggacattttaaggatattttattgttgatggCTCCAAATTCATATGCATTATCTTCCCATATAAATTCTATTAAATCCCAGGGCAAACATGTGTGCTCGTTTATAAGTTGGGAAAGACAAAATCAACTTATCAGTTCTATATCAGAATTTATCGGGTCAACCATAAGATCAGATATAAAGAGATCTCGAATGTTCAGTATTTCAATAGATTCGACCTTTGATGCTGCTAGAAAAGAGCAGGTATCATTTATAATAAGATATGTTAGTCATTCATCTGGGAACATTTTTGAACGTTTATTGGCTCTTAAAGAATCTTCTGTTATAACTGGAGAATCGTTGTTTGATCTTTTTGAATTAGTCATGGATCGTGAAGGCCTTGATTGGAAAAACGAACTTGTTGGTCTGTCATACGACGGTGCTAGCAATATGAGTGGGGAATACAAGGGCCTACAAGCAAGAAttaatgcaaaaaataattcagcTATCTTTGTGTGGTGTCATGCTCACCGATTAAATTTGGATGTGGCCAATGCAGTTTCATCTAATTTAGATGctgtttatttatttggaaATCTAGAATTCATTTACTCTTTTATTTGGTGTAGTATGAAAAGAGCTGCTTTATTCAGAGAATTTCAAGACAAACATTATCCTAATATGCAAAAGAAATCTATGAAATGTGTTGCAACAACAAGATGGGGATCACATGATTCAGCACTTGAAactgttttacaaaaatgtgaTGCAATATTAGAGACTCTGGAAGAAACAAGAAGAAATGAAGGATCTG TTTCTAGTTGGAGCACTGAaagatcattttcaaaaatgaaactAGTCAAAACAAGATTAAGATCATCGACATCTGAAGACCGCCTAGAAGGCCTAGTTAAAATTTCTAGTGAGAATGATATTGTGATTGATAAAGATTTAGTAGTAGATATTTTTGCACAAAAAA AAGATCTTAACCCAGACAGAGCatctaacatttaa
- the LOC132933189 gene encoding uncharacterized protein LOC132933189 produces the protein MWRRNFIRNIRLYRSEGRTIYYLDETWVNAGECANKVWVDKTVTSSRDAFLKGLTTGPKNPTGKGKRLIVVHIGSSNGFVEGGLLCFESKKNTAEYSDEMNGDSFYEWFCRILPLLDDNSIIVMDNASYHSVKLDPAPTMAWKKHKIIQWLEDKNIVVDRKMVKLELMEKVKEIRTTEKYVIDKKAMECNKIILRLPPYHCELNPIELAWSVVKNHVKQNNTTFKLNDVRQLLIDGFQRVTPEMWANFVKHTINEEDKMWDIESITDEMLDD, from the coding sequence ATGTGGCGCAGGAATTTCATTAGAAATATAAGGCTCTATAGAAGTGAAGGTCGAACAATTTATTATCTCGATGAGACGTGGGTCAATGCAGGTGAGTGTGCAAACAAAGTGTGGGTCGACAAAACCGTAACATCGAGTCGAGATGCTTTTTTGAAAGGACTGACTACGGGACCCAAAAATCCAACAGGTAAAGGGAAACGATTGATTGTGGTACACATAGGTTCATCAAACGGTTTCGTCGAGGGTGGTCTACTGTgttttgaatcaaaaaaaaatacagcagAATACTCCGACGAAATGAACGGCGATTCCTTTTATGAATGGTTTTGTAGAATTTTACCTCTGTTAGACGATAATTCCATAATTGTAATGGACAATGCATCGTACCATTCGGTCAAGCTGGATCCCGCACCAACAATGGCTTGGAAGAAACATAAAATCATTCAATGGTTGGAGGATAAGAATATAGTAGTTGACAGGAAAATGGTGAAACTAGAATTAATGGAAAAGGTCAAAGAGATTCGAACCACTGAAAAGTACGTCATTGACAAAAAAGCAAtggaatgtaataaaattattctgcGTTTGCCACCGTACCATTGTGAGTTGAACCCTATTGAATTAGCATGGTCGGTGGTAAAAAATCATGTGAAGCAGAATAATACTACATTCAAATTAAACGATGTACGACAATTGCTGATCGATGGTTTTCAACGAGTTACTCCGGAAATGTGGGCCAATTTTGTAAAACACACAATTAACGAAGAGGATAAGATGTGGGATATTGAGTCCATTACCGATGAAATGCTTGATGACTAG
- the LOC132933819 gene encoding uncharacterized protein LOC132933819, producing the protein FLIKNSEIIESPVVREANPDTVIYLRRLHQEYTLINNSGERKRIWSAHARSVSLRCNVELRVLCMLMRESHYDRTIPEDEDIIQLSFRVLLHSSRTIRRHTQYYIIMQLVYGFKRIAIFDSDRIREQLEMQWTMNVMTILNDDHYLNFDFHATRFILQRIRNLN; encoded by the exons tttctgataaaaaattc cgAGATAATTGAGTCGCCAGTCGTTCGGGAAGCTAACCCTGACactgttatttatttaagacGGTTGCACCAAGaatatacacttataaataattcaggCGAGAGGAAGAGGATATGGTCAGCACATGCGAGATCGGTTTCTCTACGGTGTAATGTAGAATTGAGAGTTTTGTGTATGTTGATGCGTGAAAGTCACTATGATCGAACGATTCCTGAAGATGAGGATATA attcaATTATCGTTTCGTGTGTTATTGCACTCATCTAGAACGATCCGTAGACATactcagtattatattattatgcagctAGTTTACGGTTTCAAAAGAATAGCGATATTTGATTCAGATCGTATAAGAGAACAATTAGAAATGCAATGGACGATGAATGTGATGACCATTCTGAATGATgaccattatttaaattttgactttcACGCTACTCGTTTTATTCTACAAAGAATAAGaaacctaaattaa